One genomic window of Methanobacterium sp. includes the following:
- a CDS encoding SagB/ThcOx family dehydrogenase has product MQKKSKYVLVIIILLSAFLVFYLTYAVFMQPVTQNQTQVVLGTYNLPQAEVTSGMSVDQAIQNRRSVRNFSATALTLQDASQLLWAAQGITDSERNYRTTPSAGHVFPMEVYLVAGDNGVQGLGAGIYRYNPYNNTLEKIVEGDQTYNLSQAAHGQTWVDEAPISLVITGNYQKMKDKYPDENLSTRFVDIEAGHIGENIYLEAVSRGLGTVAIGSFYDDQMINLLKLPSNETPIYIYPVGYQAS; this is encoded by the coding sequence ATGCAAAAAAAGAGTAAATATGTTCTGGTGATAATTATATTACTTTCCGCTTTCCTAGTTTTTTACTTAACCTACGCAGTTTTCATGCAGCCAGTTACGCAAAATCAGACCCAAGTAGTTTTAGGAACATATAACCTTCCCCAAGCTGAGGTTACCAGTGGAATGTCTGTGGATCAGGCCATACAAAACAGACGTTCCGTTAGAAATTTCAGTGCAACCGCTCTTACTCTGCAAGATGCTTCACAGCTTTTGTGGGCGGCTCAGGGAATAACAGACTCTGAGAGGAATTATCGGACCACTCCTTCTGCTGGTCATGTTTTTCCCATGGAAGTTTATCTAGTTGCGGGCGATAACGGTGTTCAAGGCCTTGGAGCTGGTATATATCGTTATAATCCTTATAATAACACTTTAGAAAAAATAGTGGAAGGTGATCAAACCTATAATTTGTCACAGGCAGCTCATGGGCAAACATGGGTTGATGAAGCACCAATAAGTCTGGTGATCACTGGAAACTATCAGAAAATGAAAGATAAATATCCTGATGAAAATTTAAGCACGCGATTTGTGGATATTGAAGCAGGTCATATTGGGGAGAACATATATTTAGAGGCAGTTTCTCGTGGTCTGGGCACAGTGGCCATTGGATCCTTTTACGATGATCAGATGATAAACCTTTTGAAGTTACCATCAAATGAGACCCCCATATATATCTATCCAGTGGGTTACCAGGCATCATAA
- a CDS encoding succinylglutamate desuccinylase/aspartoacylase family protein: protein MDCEVITIAQDTGGDISLNQELMEELTQGSIGKPLIDSALTGTPLLKFGSGPPHILLCAGIHGNELPPQVAFFKLLNQLDGKKIKGTVYTIPIAIPYATMKNSRRFNGWDMNRKTFKEGCISNTILKTAQKLKIQAAADFHSTQPQSNPGIESVFCSKKPCYESFKIASHITHQTSSKVISQERAGTLYGGALEDELNISGIPAVTCEVVSRNGKVDSGSVERSFMQMKSFLDYFNMI, encoded by the coding sequence ATGGACTGTGAAGTTATAACTATTGCCCAGGATACTGGAGGTGACATTTCCCTTAATCAGGAGTTAATGGAAGAATTGACTCAAGGTAGTATTGGAAAACCCTTAATTGACTCTGCGTTAACGGGGACTCCACTTTTAAAGTTTGGATCAGGACCTCCCCATATTCTTCTATGTGCAGGCATTCACGGAAACGAACTCCCCCCTCAAGTGGCTTTTTTCAAACTCTTGAATCAGTTAGATGGTAAAAAAATCAAGGGAACAGTTTACACCATCCCCATAGCCATCCCCTATGCGACCATGAAAAATTCACGAAGATTTAATGGTTGGGATATGAATCGGAAGACCTTTAAGGAAGGATGCATTTCAAATACCATTTTAAAAACCGCCCAAAAACTGAAAATCCAAGCAGCAGCTGACTTTCACTCCACCCAACCCCAGAGTAACCCTGGAATAGAAAGTGTTTTTTGCTCTAAAAAGCCATGTTATGAGAGTTTTAAGATAGCCAGTCATATAACCCACCAGACATCTTCTAAGGTTATTTCTCAGGAACGAGCCGGAACCCTGTATGGTGGTGCCCTGGAAGACGAGTTGAATATCAGTGGAATACCTGCAGTGACTTGCGAAGTAGTCTCCAGAAATGGGAAAGTAGATTCTGGGAGTGTTGAAAGGTCTTTTATGCAGATGAAGTCTTTCCTGGATTATTTTAATATGATATAA
- a CDS encoding metal-dependent hydrolase: MPSYKKHILFSLIMIFPFFPDVYYLSLAVVGASVVDLDTSFRYRNLVLMALAGGILALILPFFQITSFTGILLISIALFFFVAQHRGFVHSVPGTALAAACLALFVISFQNILMILTPDPRITFLLTSLILGIIVLNRGLLILYALLVTIGIFLTPLTSFNFFYVATALFVGSLSHLILDLFTGSGVKLFDPLSKHRYGKMTGLFIIALWLVSVAVLYIYPGENYLSLNYFLTTFPQLTTFNPMGII, encoded by the coding sequence ATGCCTTCTTACAAAAAACACATATTATTCTCACTTATAATGATATTCCCCTTCTTTCCTGATGTTTACTACCTGTCCCTGGCTGTGGTGGGGGCTTCGGTTGTGGATCTGGACACCAGTTTCCGTTATAGAAACCTGGTTCTAATGGCACTTGCTGGGGGTATTCTGGCATTAATACTCCCATTTTTTCAAATCACTTCATTCACTGGAATATTATTGATAAGCATAGCATTATTCTTCTTTGTTGCACAGCATCGGGGTTTTGTACATTCTGTTCCTGGAACTGCTCTGGCTGCAGCATGCCTGGCTCTGTTTGTAATCAGTTTTCAGAACATTTTAATGATTTTAACACCAGATCCACGGATTACTTTCCTATTAACCTCATTAATTCTGGGAATAATAGTTTTAAATAGAGGATTGCTCATTTTATACGCGTTACTGGTAACAATTGGGATATTTTTAACACCTTTAACCAGTTTTAACTTTTTTTACGTGGCAACAGCTTTATTTGTAGGTTCATTGAGTCATCTGATCCTGGATCTCTTCACCGGTAGTGGGGTGAAACTTTTCGATCCATTATCCAAACACAGGTACGGTAAAATGACTGGATTATTCATTATTGCCCTGTGGCTGGTCAGTGTGGCAGTTCTTTATATTTATCCTGGAGAAAACTACCTGTCTTTAAATTATTTTTTAACTACATTCCCTCAGTTAACTACATTCAATCCAATGGGAATCATTTGA
- a CDS encoding monovalent cation/H+ antiporter subunit E: MFITRIFYGIAYFIVLIWEIIKATIDVAIRTVNGKVDPVVVEIPTVLKRPISQTILANSITLTPGTLSIDLDSEKQVLRVATITPRSNEDVIPFEPYIKGMLE; encoded by the coding sequence ATGTTTATAACCAGAATATTCTACGGAATCGCCTATTTCATTGTATTGATATGGGAGATAATCAAAGCCACCATTGACGTTGCAATCAGAACTGTAAACGGCAAAGTGGATCCAGTTGTAGTGGAAATCCCCACAGTGCTTAAAAGACCCATCTCCCAAACTATTCTTGCCAACAGTATTACCCTGACTCCTGGAACCTTATCCATTGATCTTGACTCAGAAAAACAGGTTTTAAGGGTTGCTACCATAACTCCACGTTCCAACGAGGATGTTATACCATTTGAACCATACATTAAAGGGATGTTAGAATGA
- a CDS encoding monovalent cation/H+ antiporter complex subunit F, which produces MNLFVFSQYVLMAALAIFAVATIRIATRKTIAMGLVGLSGFTIAVATFLILLQNLYGIAFCRDIAMALLIMDVVGTIAFARVLRGYARG; this is translated from the coding sequence ATGAACTTGTTTGTATTCTCGCAATATGTATTAATGGCGGCTTTGGCAATATTTGCAGTGGCCACCATCCGAATTGCCACCCGCAAAACAATAGCCATGGGACTGGTGGGATTATCCGGATTTACCATCGCCGTAGCCACATTCCTGATCCTGTTGCAGAACCTTTACGGTATTGCCTTTTGCCGTGATATAGCCATGGCATTGTTAATTATGGATGTGGTTGGAACCATAGCCTTTGCCCGAGTCTTAAGGGGGTATGCCCGTGGATGA
- a CDS encoding cation:proton antiporter (subunit G of antiporter complex involved in resistance to high concentrations of Na+, K+, Li+ and/or alkali) yields MDDIITIIKSIILLVAAVLVILTAIGIIRYKDDMERVLYARVHILGVIDVACMVSLLVLGEPLLAGVYFILTPFASHAIANGYYYGEDKDD; encoded by the coding sequence GTGGATGATATAATTACCATTATAAAATCAATAATACTTCTCGTAGCAGCAGTTCTGGTAATCCTGACAGCTATTGGAATTATAAGATACAAGGACGATATGGAAAGGGTTTTATATGCCCGTGTACATATTTTAGGCGTTATTGACGTGGCCTGTATGGTTTCTTTACTTGTGCTGGGAGAACCCTTGCTGGCTGGAGTTTACTTTATATTAACACCCTTCGCATCCCATGCCATAGCCAATGGTTACTATTATGGGGAGGATAAAGATGATTGA
- a CDS encoding DUF4040 domain-containing protein, which produces MIEYLFMLTAVLGAILALMQRDLLKSAILVGISGASIAILYQYLLAPDVALTQAIVGAAIIPVFFALAVYKTRRMEE; this is translated from the coding sequence ATGATTGAATATTTATTCATGCTAACTGCAGTTTTAGGAGCTATCCTAGCTTTGATGCAGAGGGATCTATTGAAATCTGCTATCCTGGTGGGTATCAGCGGAGCTTCAATTGCCATTCTATACCAGTATCTACTGGCCCCTGATGTGGCCCTTACCCAGGCCATTGTGGGAGCCGCTATCATCCCGGTGTTCTTTGCACTGGCAGTCTACAAAACACGTAGGATGGAGGAATAA
- a CDS encoding cation:proton antiporter subunit C, which translates to MVIDVQITSLFTAVALIIIGIFAAAFLDNLIKKIIGLAFIGDGVNLFLIAMGYKPGGIVYIYLPGMAAEWFSQNAAYPLPFAMVLTSIVIGASTMAVMLGIIIVLYKKRGSLSAKEILGE; encoded by the coding sequence ATGGTCATTGACGTACAAATCACATCATTATTTACCGCAGTAGCACTAATTATCATCGGTATTTTTGCTGCAGCATTCCTGGATAACCTCATTAAAAAAATAATAGGACTGGCTTTCATTGGAGATGGGGTTAACCTGTTTTTGATTGCCATGGGTTACAAACCGGGAGGAATAGTCTATATCTACTTGCCTGGTATGGCAGCAGAATGGTTCTCCCAGAATGCAGCTTATCCTCTACCATTTGCAATGGTTTTAACCAGCATTGTGATTGGAGCCAGTACCATGGCAGTGATGCTGGGAATTATCATCGTACTCTACAAAAAGCGCGGATCTTTAAGCGCAAAGGAGATTCTGGGAGAGTAA
- the ehbF gene encoding energy conserving hydrogenase EhbF, with protein MNLLIPLMVIVPILCALFLNLLHKKDRTIKTIAIILALSLPALPLLANYGLHYFGGYAPLIENPTLSNNLPSLITGTALNTFHPAITYSFQSAQKIFVFILGLVGLLAIFTSLYETRRPSGVYGYMMFMGIAAVTAILLTDDIFNLYVFFEIAALATVGIVLVSNVKGNYETALKYMILGSIAAPLFLLGIALILGVTGNVNISDIIYSLQNGLVDPKNPVLLMACGLIVFGWLYGSGLPPFHTIKSAIYSKALPSGAALIQAFSVFIFIALGIIILRIFSYLPFSQWVILGASLLAMILGITMAIVQTDIKRMIGFLAVGELGYIGIGLGLGTAFGITAGLFQAVNEVIITAFLFIGFGTVLYQTRVSDTRKLGGMLQRNPLVAFLVLMAGFAMAGVPPLNAFQSKLMLIQASISAGFPELGVIMILLSIVTFMTFMKAFHAVFLRPKPVDLELKNEDIPKATIIALLVFLVVCIIFGLFPQVVTSYLQPLATSLAGGIV; from the coding sequence GTGAACCTCTTAATACCCCTGATGGTTATTGTTCCCATACTGTGTGCACTGTTTCTAAACCTTTTACATAAAAAGGATCGCACAATCAAGACCATAGCCATTATTTTAGCTTTATCACTGCCAGCATTACCTCTTCTGGCTAATTATGGTTTGCATTATTTCGGGGGATATGCGCCCCTCATTGAAAATCCAACCTTATCCAATAATCTGCCCTCACTCATCACTGGAACTGCCTTAAACACATTCCACCCGGCAATCACCTACTCCTTCCAGAGTGCACAGAAAATATTCGTATTCATCCTGGGACTGGTGGGGCTTCTGGCCATATTCACCTCACTTTACGAGACCCGCCGACCATCAGGAGTATACGGATACATGATGTTCATGGGAATTGCTGCAGTAACTGCCATACTCTTAACCGATGACATATTCAACCTCTATGTCTTCTTTGAGATCGCAGCCCTGGCAACAGTGGGAATAGTACTGGTTTCCAATGTAAAAGGCAACTACGAAACTGCCCTTAAATATATGATACTGGGGAGTATAGCCGCACCATTATTCCTTTTAGGGATAGCCCTCATTCTAGGGGTTACAGGAAACGTGAACATTAGTGACATCATATATTCCCTCCAAAATGGACTGGTGGATCCTAAAAATCCAGTGCTCTTAATGGCCTGTGGTTTAATAGTATTCGGATGGTTGTACGGTTCGGGACTTCCCCCATTCCACACCATCAAATCAGCAATTTACAGTAAAGCCCTCCCCAGTGGAGCAGCACTCATCCAGGCATTTTCGGTTTTCATCTTCATTGCCCTGGGAATCATTATCCTGAGAATATTTTCCTACCTCCCATTCTCCCAGTGGGTGATACTGGGAGCATCCCTGCTGGCTATGATCCTGGGAATTACCATGGCCATTGTTCAGACTGACATCAAACGGATGATCGGCTTCCTGGCAGTGGGTGAACTGGGATATATAGGCATTGGACTGGGATTGGGCACAGCATTCGGAATAACAGCCGGACTCTTCCAGGCAGTTAACGAAGTAATAATCACTGCATTCTTATTCATAGGATTTGGAACAGTACTCTACCAAACTAGAGTCAGCGACACCCGCAAACTGGGGGGGATGCTGCAAAGAAATCCTCTGGTGGCCTTCCTGGTCTTAATGGCAGGATTTGCAATGGCAGGAGTGCCACCATTAAACGCATTCCAGAGCAAACTCATGCTCATCCAGGCATCTATCAGTGCCGGTTTCCCGGAGTTAGGGGTAATAATGATACTCCTGAGTATCGTGACCTTCATGACCTTCATGAAAGCATTCCACGCAGTTTTCCTACGTCCAAAACCTGTTGATCTGGAGTTAAAGAATGAAGATATACCCAAAGCCACCATAATCGCCCTTCTGGTATTCCTGGTGGTTTGTATAATCTTTGGACTCTTCCCACAGGTAGTAACCAGCTACCTGCAGCCACTGGCAACCAGTTTAGCAGGAGGTATAGTATGA
- a CDS encoding energy-converting hydrogenase B subunit G, EhbG has protein sequence MNLYDLIVKKIKDIQGEGDDAAITNMSTSSMLTAEITLISSILVALVMLRMVNKVLMFVAVMVVLLAALIAMPLMPHFKKEQNDSLASMMFYVILALAIVITLFYWGNLNV, from the coding sequence ATGAACCTCTACGACTTGATAGTTAAAAAGATAAAAGACATCCAGGGAGAGGGGGATGATGCTGCAATAACCAACATGTCCACTTCATCCATGCTCACGGCAGAGATAACCCTGATTTCATCCATACTAGTGGCACTGGTTATGCTGCGCATGGTGAATAAGGTCCTGATGTTCGTGGCGGTGATGGTGGTTCTACTAGCAGCCCTGATAGCCATGCCTCTCATGCCACACTTTAAAAAGGAACAGAATGATTCACTGGCTTCTATGATGTTCTATGTCATATTGGCCCTGGCAATAGTAATCACCCTATTCTACTGGGGGAATTTAAATGTCTGA
- a CDS encoding EhbH, with product MSEGIRKLIMGFSIFIFAVTIFQSTYHFKQMIYPGISYIYNYVGPNIAPNMVTIVVFDWRGYDTLGEALILVTAVIAVLLVFGRGRTQLGGK from the coding sequence ATGTCTGAAGGAATAAGAAAACTTATAATGGGATTTTCCATCTTTATATTCGCAGTTACAATATTCCAATCTACATACCATTTTAAACAGATGATATACCCTGGTATAAGTTATATCTATAACTATGTAGGTCCTAACATAGCCCCCAATATGGTAACCATAGTGGTATTTGACTGGAGGGGTTACGACACCTTGGGTGAAGCTCTTATTCTGGTAACAGCAGTTATAGCTGTTTTACTGGTCTTTGGACGGGGCAGAACCCAACTTGGAGGTAAATAA
- a CDS encoding MnhB domain-containing protein: protein MSTILKIFVFPAALVIMCLGVLTILGGHITPGGGFQGGAMIAAALIFCLIVYGLKDSPFHLSHDFLAGIESIGALIFVFLGIAGLVFSGFYLYNLGVDIYNIVPVAIKNIFDYPDPTHAGILPYLNFAVGLKVMVGLTAVVIAFMGFKEYEKGSNESDDEFEELDEGEVE, encoded by the coding sequence ATGAGCACAATACTCAAAATATTCGTATTCCCGGCAGCCCTGGTCATCATGTGCCTGGGAGTGCTCACCATACTGGGAGGGCACATCACCCCTGGAGGAGGATTCCAGGGTGGAGCAATGATTGCGGCAGCTTTAATATTCTGCTTAATCGTATATGGGCTTAAAGACAGTCCATTCCATCTTTCTCATGATTTTTTGGCAGGAATAGAAAGTATAGGGGCTTTAATATTTGTGTTCCTGGGCATAGCCGGATTGGTGTTTTCCGGATTTTATCTCTACAACCTGGGAGTGGATATCTACAACATAGTCCCTGTTGCCATAAAGAACATATTCGACTACCCCGACCCCACCCATGCGGGAATATTACCTTACCTTAACTTTGCAGTGGGACTGAAGGTTATGGTGGGGTTAACTGCTGTGGTAATAGCATTCATGGGATTCAAAGAATATGAAAAGGGGTCCAACGAGTCTGATGATGAATTTGAAGAACTAGATGAAGGGGAGGTTGAATAA
- a CDS encoding energy-converting hydrogenase B subunit J, protein MITVYIGPIILGLLLGFVLGTRIRDVPESGLKFNASVYLLFIIVAFIMAYALGPFPYYIDTPFASGFVAAAVGIILGKLTFGRGTKPQKTED, encoded by the coding sequence ATGATCACAGTATATATTGGTCCGATAATACTGGGATTGTTACTGGGATTCGTCCTGGGAACTCGAATCAGGGATGTTCCAGAGAGCGGACTGAAATTCAACGCTTCAGTGTATTTACTGTTCATCATAGTTGCCTTCATAATGGCATACGCACTGGGCCCATTCCCCTATTACATTGACACCCCATTTGCCAGTGGTTTTGTGGCCGCAGCAGTGGGTATCATATTAGGTAAATTAACATTCGGAAGAGGTACCAAACCTCAAAAAACGGAGGATTAA
- a CDS encoding 4Fe-4S binding protein: MFLTTNKCKGIGECIQECPTGAIRLVDGKAFSCITCGACMEACPNRAIFRNKYGGYVVDRAKCNACGVCELTCPVNSIHIEDGVVKGICSRCGICVPACPEKARIDAYDVIEDRQLKFLESLNLTVQPPTRSRKEEEVAQRTSIVTDNEKCTLCRRCEYYCPTEAIMVDVEPQGKCTECRVCEDVCPVGAIENCTIDPEKCTVCLKCMKECPNQAIYVDDFQVKIRKLEEDEKLEGKIISCLNCGLCADACEGGALKMINGHLRYDPTLCEDCETTACIDACPVGTLRLSEDTERKIKGFCVSCGRCVKACDINEARSFQHVTWDGSVTEDCISCGICAELCPKDAITLKRGSIEVDTNKCVLCEKCAIHCPVNAIPTTTMRKKIIKEGFTFVMDKMCMNCKLCTKICPEEAIAEDENGKIVVDDSKCTYCGACSNACPARAILFEREFEVEQ, translated from the coding sequence ATGTTTCTAACAACCAACAAATGCAAAGGCATTGGAGAATGCATCCAGGAATGCCCCACCGGGGCAATCCGCCTAGTTGATGGCAAAGCCTTCAGTTGCATAACCTGCGGTGCCTGCATGGAAGCCTGTCCCAACCGTGCAATCTTCCGTAACAAATACGGAGGATACGTGGTAGACCGGGCTAAATGCAATGCCTGTGGTGTCTGCGAACTCACATGTCCAGTTAACAGCATCCATATAGAAGATGGAGTGGTCAAGGGGATCTGTTCCAGATGTGGCATATGCGTCCCGGCCTGCCCAGAGAAGGCAAGAATAGATGCCTATGATGTTATCGAGGACCGGCAACTTAAATTCCTGGAATCCTTAAATCTCACGGTTCAACCTCCCACACGCTCCAGGAAAGAGGAAGAGGTTGCCCAAAGAACCAGTATAGTTACCGACAATGAAAAATGCACCCTCTGCCGACGCTGTGAGTACTACTGTCCCACCGAGGCCATAATGGTGGATGTGGAACCTCAGGGTAAATGCACCGAGTGCCGGGTCTGTGAGGACGTGTGTCCGGTAGGTGCCATAGAAAACTGCACCATCGACCCTGAAAAATGCACAGTTTGTCTCAAGTGTATGAAAGAATGCCCCAACCAGGCCATATACGTGGACGACTTCCAGGTGAAGATCAGAAAACTGGAAGAAGATGAAAAACTGGAAGGAAAAATCATATCCTGCCTTAACTGTGGCTTATGTGCTGATGCATGTGAAGGCGGAGCACTTAAAATGATAAACGGGCACCTACGCTATGATCCCACACTTTGTGAGGACTGTGAAACCACGGCCTGTATTGATGCCTGTCCAGTAGGAACACTCCGACTTTCAGAAGACACCGAAAGGAAGATTAAAGGATTTTGTGTATCCTGTGGCCGGTGTGTTAAGGCCTGTGACATCAACGAAGCCCGTAGCTTCCAACATGTAACCTGGGATGGTTCAGTTACAGAAGACTGCATATCCTGTGGAATATGTGCGGAACTATGTCCCAAGGATGCCATCACACTTAAAAGAGGAAGCATTGAGGTGGATACCAATAAATGTGTTCTGTGTGAGAAATGCGCCATTCACTGTCCTGTAAATGCAATACCCACCACTACCATGCGTAAAAAAATAATCAAGGAAGGATTCACCTTTGTGATGGATAAAATGTGCATGAACTGCAAGTTATGCACTAAAATATGTCCTGAAGAAGCAATAGCTGAGGATGAAAATGGTAAAATTGTGGTTGATGATTCCAAGTGTACCTACTGTGGCGCTTGCAGCAATGCCTGCCCAGCCAGGGCCATACTATTTGAAAGGGAATTCGAGGTGGAACAATGA
- a CDS encoding 4Fe-4S binding protein yields the protein MTNLALIFLEGAYTNLKRIIFASDRVTDMEVRNMILEGRVTPTEKVAEVSCIGCGGCSNACPTEAIEMVDLDEPVELMEGLTKTQLPVLHSEKCVNCYYCHDFCPLYALFGEAGTIHPNDVGEVSSDISQLLEKPVKISDDKIAFISQYLADNTIIRKRRE from the coding sequence ATGACCAATTTAGCCCTTATATTCCTGGAAGGGGCCTACACTAACCTTAAAAGGATCATATTTGCCAGTGACAGAGTCACAGATATGGAAGTAAGGAACATGATCCTGGAAGGTCGGGTGACACCAACCGAAAAGGTGGCTGAAGTTTCCTGCATTGGATGTGGTGGTTGCAGTAATGCCTGTCCCACTGAAGCCATAGAAATGGTGGATCTTGATGAACCAGTGGAACTAATGGAAGGCCTGACCAAAACACAGCTACCAGTCTTACACAGTGAAAAATGTGTTAACTGTTACTATTGTCATGATTTCTGCCCACTGTATGCTTTATTTGGAGAAGCAGGAACTATACATCCAAACGATGTTGGTGAAGTTTCATCAGACATATCCCAACTTCTAGAAAAGCCAGTGAAGATATCGGATGATAAGATCGCATTCATATCCCAGTACCTAGCTGATAATACCATCATAAGAAAAAGAAGAGAATAA
- a CDS encoding NADH-quinone oxidoreductase subunit B family protein: MSLKSYSRGRAVHVMLVYTGGCNGCDIEIVNCILSPKFDAEQYKVFLTWNPREADVLVVTGPVTKHNEQPLREIYKAIPEPKAVVAAGACALMGGVYKNCHGDIPSEEIAGPVDNIIPVDAKVPGCAVRPQDIVAGLVSALPLLLNAD; encoded by the coding sequence ATGAGCCTGAAATCATATTCCAGGGGCCGAGCCGTACACGTGATGTTGGTGTACACCGGAGGATGCAACGGCTGTGACATAGAGATAGTTAACTGTATATTATCTCCCAAATTCGATGCAGAACAGTACAAAGTATTCTTAACCTGGAATCCCAGGGAAGCAGATGTACTGGTGGTCACCGGACCGGTAACCAAACACAATGAACAGCCACTCCGAGAAATCTACAAAGCTATACCCGAACCAAAAGCAGTGGTAGCTGCAGGGGCCTGTGCCCTCATGGGGGGAGTGTACAAAAACTGTCACGGTGACATACCCTCAGAAGAAATCGCAGGACCTGTGGATAATATAATACCCGTTGATGCCAAAGTACCAGGTTGTGCAGTGCGTCCCCAGGATATTGTGGCAGGACTGGTATCGGCATTACCGTTACTATT